A single Aspergillus puulaauensis MK2 DNA, chromosome 7, nearly complete sequence DNA region contains:
- the znfA gene encoding putative C2H2 finger domain protein (COG:S;~EggNog:ENOG410PH2E;~InterPro:IPR013087), with protein sequence MDFPRLSPPSISIHDFNSGHTSTGRPQNTMPGQSFPSQGPLPIRTNTMTNFAPPPLPPPSHITDLENGYDAGWIHANSRLPPGSMKLAPINPNSSLFGDHRRPEYGVSRSDPMALDELDGRQGSLPAARSPEAHIKIEPPPPADEGFRNSIGNPGPFLKGEQDFSRRSVKDSSHAYDQHLLSKIGKPVSPRQSLSMGTGNRGSLSTLPVPSRGLSSLPSPAGSEVQSLDVRLSGSSQSGGISPSTKVAWRDYISRRSPSVESNAPSSTLDYEHHSPFSRGSRRGGGTTPQYDDFSSLPSRSNRGSYDQSVVSDMEGEFSTDETLPPRLFSVREATPPYLEPSRSGMKRRASSPPREPVGNDKHQLHTTTSNGDLSQRRTTGHPFTNNLSVNSYTHSYGSLSAASSVSHRTTASYSSAAPSIGSSITTASTYDRSPTGLSPKSDLDAFHERPPINPGSTAGLSAQLVAQTMQDPASVESPSGNAPRKMSFQTNLNVPKPTAAKIGGLYICDCCPKKPKKFDSPEDLRAHAMEKQYSCLYCNNRFKNKNEAERHQNSLHLRRHSWSCAALPGYQAAFHPSPSSTQSGSGASHDSCGYCGEEFPNFPQPDWDQRFEHLTAVHKFGECNNSKKFFRADHFRQHLKHSHAGTSGKWTNILENACMKEEAPPEPINPPNKKPNDAIRDC encoded by the exons ATGGACTTTCCTCGACTTTCGCCACCTTCGATTAGTATACACGATTTTAACAGCGGCCATACATCTACCGGGAGACCTCAAAATACTATGCCCGGGCAGTCATTTCCTTCACAAGGCCCCCTACCGATCCGAACAAACACAATGACAAATTTCGCCCCGCCACCATTACCACCACCCTCACACATCACCGACCTAGAAAACGGGTACGACGCGGGTTGGATACATGCCAATTCCAGATTACCGCCTGGGTCCATGAAGCTTGCGCCCATCAACCCTAACTCGAGTCTTTTTGGCGACCACCGTCGCCCAGAGTACGGTGTATCTCGGAGTGATCCGATGGCGCTGGATGAGTTAGATGGCAGACAAGGTAGTTTACCCGCTGCAAGGAGTCCTGAAGCGCATATTAAGATTGAGCCACCCCCTCCAGCCGATGAAGGTTTCCGAAACTCAATCGGTAACCCTGGGCCGTT TCTCAAAGGTGAACAGGACTTCTCCCGCAGAAGCGTCAAGGACTCATCTCACGCCTACGACCAACATCTCTTGTCCAAAATCGGAAAGCCAGTCTCCCCGCGCCAATCCTTGAGTATGGGGACAGGAAACAGGGGTTCTTTATCGACTCTACCAGTTCCCTCGAGGGGCCTCTCGAGCTTACCTTCTCCGGCTGGTTCCGAAGTCCAGTCTCTCGACGTACGGTTGTCTGGCAGTTCCCAATCTGGCGGTATATCCCCGAGCACCAAGGTAGCATGGAGGGACTACATTAGCCGTCGAAGCCCGAGCGTCGAAAGCAACGCGCCTTCATCTACCCTAGACTATGAGCATCATTCGCCCTTCTCCCGTGGTAGCCGTCGTGGGGGCGGGACTACACCCCAGTATGACGATTTCTCCAGCCTTCCCAGCCGATCAAATCGAGGGAGCTACGACCAGAGCGTTGTTTCGGATATGGAAGGCGAGTTTTCTACAGATGAAACGCTGCCGCCCCGATTGTTCAGTGTCCGAGAAGCGACGCCGCCTTACTTAGAACCTTCTAGGTCTGGTATGAAACGAAGAGCATCGTCACCCCCTCGTGAGCCCGTAGGCAACGACAAACATCAGCTTCACACGACAACCAGCAATGGAGATCTTTCTCAACGGAGAACCACAGGACATCCATTCACCAATAACTTGTCGGTGAATAGCTATACTCACAGCTATGGGAGTCTCTCAGCTGCGTCATCCGTGAGCCACCGAACCACAGCATCATATTCATCGGCCGCTCCTTCAATAGGCAGCAGTATCACTACAGCATCGACGTATGACCGCTCGCCTACAGGCTTGTCGCCGAAGTCTGATCTTGATGCTTTTCACGAGAGGCCGCCGATTAACCCCGGCTCAACCGCAGGATTATCCGCTCAGCTGGTTGCACAGACCATGCAGGACCCTGCTTCTGTCGAGTCACCTAGTGGAAACGCTCCAAGGAAAATGTCGTTCCAAACGAACCTGAATGTGCCCAAGCCAACGGCAGCCAAGATTGGCGGGCTGTACATCTGTGACTGCTGCCCCAAGAAGCCTAAGAAGTTTGATAGCCCTGAGGACCTTCG TGCACATGCCATGGAGAAACAATACTCTTGTCTGTACTGCAACAACAGattcaagaacaagaacgAGGCCGAGCGCCATCAGAACTCGCTGCACCTTCGGCGTCATTCTTGGTCATGTGCTGCGCTTCCAGGCTATCAAGCGGCGTTtcatccatctccatcctcaacgCAGTCAGGTTCGGGGGCATCCCACGACAGCTGTGGGTACTGTGGTGAAGAATTTCCGAATTTCCCTCAACCGGATTGGGACCAGCGCTTCGAACATCTCACAGCGGTACATAAATTTGGAGAATGCAACAACTCGAAAAAGTTCTTCCGTGCAGACCACTTTCGGCAACATCTCAAACACAGCCATGCAGGAACTAGTGGGAAATGGACCAACATACTGGAGAATGCCTGCATGAAGGAAGAAGCTCCGCCCGAACCCATAAACCCACCAAACAAGAAACCCAATGACGCTATCCGGGACTGCTGA
- a CDS encoding nucleoporin NDC1 (COG:U;~EggNog:ENOG410PIF1;~InterPro:IPR019049;~PFAM:PF09531;~TransMembrane:6 (i21-39o45-72i93-113o146-165i205-227o264-290i)), whose translation MAAAKPRPYRRILTSALHRRFVHASALSVLVCYIISVVIGDKSSLFWALFPIGSCGIRAVLLFISPLSVFVLRVGQMHIGSRTTASPLQTFKYLFPLHVIQTFAWYIFSAWWFSEVYKWSSPVSAQLEWVKRGSPHERATLNERPIYIYTYHLLLAVAQSLFHLYNDYDRIPIPVAKQSTTDGTEQSTHSTQAISKRLQAGLPQVVRGGVLRSTIVACICPVAYSAFLRRRAWSYTMSFAKLFWDFPRSAADPPSLILPIKPPLIARTMLSGALLVLCWQTTNLFFSIFLSQEPLKRGQPLTAEAKDPNGSLLNGLKAKKETVRAFAFRELSFISQQFPDRRKAIFNDIDREGGSAWTQILQSATEIVQGIPTRINEKQSEAAGPKPSVTETKSEKPVLHTLPRLTDPVQEGNIFATSPKPRSTQGKIEEGFSSTFRSLGESPDWTPKARARARDAFDRASSAMLSPERKQKLLASSQDLKMLTGASSSRPENINPFITKLLRSPIGLFIRQSYARRLSGIILGTPTATLSSIIDAIESITRLLIASLQEDPYGKVQADVPGIVRLFTETSVALEQYAHAGLDIHWTDASFPPSNDPVAQAAARLVPDVELVIDSLKGSLANLLSAFDPYLRDIGLVGKDLRLAKEAAGIVEE comes from the exons ATGGCCGCCGCAAAACCTCGCCCATACCGGCGCATTCTCACCTCTGCGCTACACCGGAGATTTGTTCATGCATCAGCACTCTCAGTTTTGGTCTGTTATATAATCTCCGTTGTGATTGGTGATAAGTCTTCAT TATTCTGGGCCCTGTTCCCAATCGGATCATGCGGTATTCGCGCCGTCCTTCTCTTCATATCTCCTCTTTCCGTATTCGTCCTACGGGTTGGTCAAATGCACATTGGCTCGAGAACGACCGCTTCCCCGCTCCAGACTTTCAAATACCTATTCCCGCTTCACGTCATTCAAACCTTTGCGTGGTATATTTTCTCGGCGTGGTGGTTCAGCGAAGTATACAAGTGGTCCTCACCCGTTAGTGCGCAACTAGAATGGGTGAAGCGAGGCAG CCCTCATGAGCGAGCAACCTTGAACGAACGGCCCATATATATCTACACGTATCATCTACTCTTGGCGGTAGCACAGTCTCTATTTCATCTATACAATGACTACGATCGCATTCCCATTCCGGTTGCAAAACAATCCACCACCGACGGCACGGAACAGAGCACGCATTCGACGCAGGCTATTTCAAAGCGCCTCCAGGCAGGTCTACCGCAGGTCGTAAGAGGCGGTGTTTTAAGGAGCACGATTGTAGCGTGCATATGCCCTGTGGCATATAGTGCCTTTTTAAGACGGCGGGCTTGGAGCTACACCATGTCGTTTGCTAAGCTATTTTGGGATTTCCCCAGGTCTGCAGCTGACCCCCCAAGCCTCATTCTTCCGATTAAACCGCCTCTCATTGCACGGACTATGCTTTCGGGTGCTCTCCTGGTTCTATGCTGGCAGACCACCAACCTGTTCTTTTCGATCTTCCTCAGCCAGGAACCTTTGAAGAGAGGCCAGCCGTTGACAGCAGAGGCCAAAGACCCCAATGGAAGCTTATTGAACGGATtaaaggcaaagaaggaaaCGGTTCGCGCGTTTGCATTCCGGGAGTTGTCGTTCATCAGCCAACAGTTCCCCGACCGACGAAAGGCAATCTTCAACGACATCGATCGTGAGGGTGGTTCAGCGTGGACACAAATCTTGCAGTCTGCCACAGAAATTGTCCAAGGCATCCCAACCCGCATTAACGAGAAGCAGTCTGAAGCTGCAGGTCCTAAACCATCAGTGACGGAGACGAAATCTGAGAAGCCTGTCCTTCACACTCTGCCCCGTCTGACCGATCCGGTACAAGAAGGCAACATATTCGCTACTTCCCCCAAGCCCCGCTCAACGCAAGGAAAAATTGAGGAAGGTTTTAGCAGCACCTTCAGGTCATTGGGCGAATCGCCAGATTGGACACCGAAGGCACGAGCGCGAGCCCGCGATGCCTTCGACCGCGCCTCTTCTGCGATGCTTAGTCCTGAACGGAAACAGAAACTCCTTGCCTCATCCCAGGACTTGAAGATGCTCACCGGCGCCTCATCCAGCAGGCCCGAAAACATCAATCCGTTCATCACAAAACTACTTCGCTCCCCAATAGGCCTCTTCATCCGACAAAGTTACGCCCGCCGCCTCTCCGGCATTATCCTAGGCACCCCCACCGCAACCCTTTCGTCCATAATCGACGCCATCGAATCCATCACCCGCCTTCTCATCGCTAGTCTCCAAGAAGACCCCTACGGCAAAGTCCAGGCTGACGTTCCCGGCATCGTGCGCCTCTTCACAGAAACATCCGTGGCCCTTGAGCAGTACGCCCATGCCGGATTAGACATCCATTGGACAGACGCCTCATTCCCGCCATCTAACGATCCTGTCGCTCAAGCCGCAGCTCGTCTTGTACCAGATGTAGAGCTCGTCATTGACTCGCTCAAGGGCTCTCTCGCCAACCTTTTGTCTGCTTTTGACCCCTATCTCAGAGACATTGGTCTCGTAGGGAAGGATCTGCGGTTAGCGAAGGAAGCTGCGGGAATCGTTGAGGAGTGA
- a CDS encoding SNAP receptor PEP12 (COG:U;~EggNog:ENOG410PK1B;~InterPro:IPR000727,IPR006011,IPR010989,IPR006012;~PFAM:PF00804,PF05739,PF14523;~TransMembrane:1 (i250-270o);~go_component: GO:0016020 - membrane [Evidence IEA];~go_function: GO:0005484 - SNAP receptor activity [Evidence IEA];~go_process: GO:0006886 - intracellular protein transport [Evidence IEA];~go_process: GO:0016192 - vesicle-mediated transport [Evidence IEA]) — protein sequence MSFDRLNSLEAQPTTMRRSDDPQYHDDPEFQQLTESLSNQLFTLTSNITRLSDQIALLGTKRDTERVRERVHSLLEQTRTGFRDVGDGIKKVQTWEDVNPSQKWTQQKLSTEFKTTLEEFQTVQRRALEKQRASAVAARTAVDEAEHPHEGGAQQDQQQLLEEQPRLANQSEVDFQEALIIERETEIRNIEQSVGELNELFRDVAHIVNEQGEQLDTISGNVERVHTDTRGANVELRSASRYQKNARTKACCLLIILAVILTIIILAAVLG from the exons ATGTCGTTCGATCGCTTAAACTCCCTCGAGGCTCAGCCTACCACCATGCGTCGCTCCGACGACCCGCAGTACCATGATGATCCCGagttccagcagctcacgGAGTCCCTCTCGAACCAGTTATTCACGCTGACCTCGAACATCACTCGCCTGTCGGACCAAATCGCCCTTCTTGGGACAAAGCGCGACACTGAGCGGGTGCGAGAGCGAGTCCACAGCCTCCTTGAGCAAACCCGTACGGGCTTTagggatgttggagatgggaTCAAGAAGGTTCAGACCTGGGAAGACGTCAAC CCTTCGCAAAAATGGACACAGCAGAAGTTGTCAACAGAGTTCAAGACCACCCTAGAGGAATTCCAAACTGTTCAACGGCGAGCTTTGGAGAAGCAACGTGCATCCGCAGTAGCTGCGCGTACTGCTGTGGATGAAGCTGAACATCCCCACGAAGGTGGCGCTCAGCAGGATCAGCAGCAACTACTTGAGGAGCAACCACGTCTGGCGAATCAAAGTGAAGTCGATTTCCAAGAAGCTCTGATCATCGAGCGTGAGACCGAGATTCGCAACATCGAACAAAGCGTTGGCGAACTAAACGAGCTATTCCGCGACGTTGCCCATATTGTCAATGAGCAGGGTGAACAACTGGACACTATCAGCGGAAATGTCGAGAGAGTTCATACCGATACTCGTGGTGCGAACGTTGAGCTCCGTAGTGCTAGTAGGTATCAGAAGAACGCCCGAACCAAGGCTTGTTGTTtgctcatcatccttgccgTTATTTTGACGATAATCATCCTTGCGGCTGTTCTTGGATAA
- the CYT2 gene encoding cytochrome c1 heme lyase CYT2 (COG:C,O;~EggNog:ENOG410PK4M;~InterPro:IPR000511;~PFAM:PF01265;~go_component: GO:0005739 - mitochondrion [Evidence IEA];~go_function: GO:0004408 - holocytochrome-c synthase activity [Evidence IEA]), which yields MGAAASTPTSPSASAPAATCPVDHKTREAWLQQHKPGDSPHPQPSDDGKPASKQQRPLSSDREVSSIPRAVISDSDSNEPPSERPVAPSSPYAPPAASHGTPSNAEAETGQDKSTGNWVYPSERQFFEALMRKGNTPNSVGSPAELATSVASIIPIHNAVNERAWHQILEWEKNAPNSDPGSKKCGGPKLYSFRGLGAESQFLSPRARMNNLMGYQLPFDRHDWIVERCGGERIEYVIDFYQGKSTGGNSGSGLAGNAGPGKLSFYLDVRPKLNSWEGCMMRFRRFSGL from the coding sequence ATGggcgccgccgccagcaccCCTACATCACCATCTGCATCCGCACCCGCTGCGACATGCCCTGTTGATCACAAAACCCGTGAGGCATGGCTACAACAACATAAGCCCGGAGATTCACCCCATCCGCAACCTTCAGATGACGGGAAGCCAGCCTCAAAACAGCAGCGACCGCTCTCCTCAGACCGTGAAGTGAGCAGTATACCCCGAGCTGTCAtttctgactctgactcgAACGAACCGCCATCCGAGCGTCCCGTGGCACCCTCCTCACCATATGCTCCACCAGCCGCATCGCACGGCACCCCTTCAAATGCAGAAGCCGAAACCGGGCAGGACAAGTCGACGGGAAACTGGGTCTACCCTTCGGAGCGTCAATTCTTCGAAGCGCTAATGCGCAAGGGCAATACACCAAACTCAGTCGGCTCACCGGCGGAGCTCGCTACATCGGTAGCATCGATCATCCCAATTCACAACGCCGTGAATGAGCGCGCGTGGCATCAGATTCTTGAGTGGGAGAAAAACGCGCCTAATTCAGACCCTGGGAGCAAGAAATGCGGTGGGCCGAAGCTGTACTCTTTTCGTGGCCTGGGCGCTGAGTCTCAGTTCCTAAGCCCGAGGGCGCGCATGAATAACCTGATGGGGTACCAGCTCCCCTTTGATCGACATGACTGGATTGTTGAACGATGCGGCGGGGAGCGAATCGAGTATGTGATCGATTTCTATCAGGGAAAATCTACGGGAGGGAACAGTGGAAGCGGATTGGCCGGCAATGCTGGGCCAGGCAAACTAAGCTTCTACCTTGATGTGCGGCCGAAATTGAATTCATGGGAAGGCTGCATGATGAGGTTCAGACGATTTTCGGGTCTATGA